The following coding sequences lie in one Gemmatimonadota bacterium genomic window:
- a CDS encoding arylsulfatase, giving the protein MIERPNVILILTDDQGYGDLSCTGNPVLQTPHLDQLYDQSVRLTDYHVDAMCSPTRAALMTGRYAARTGVWSTLRGRYIMRRDEITIADVFSDSGYRTGIFGKWHLGDNYPYRPFDRGFRESLSFGGGVVGEIPDYWDNDNFTATYLRNGTPEQHARYCTDVWFNEAMQFMEADETPFFCYISTNAPHGPFNVHEKYSAPYLQQGIPKQRARFYGMIANIDENIGRLRQWLSDNDLTENTILIFMGDNGTSMGTGITADGYPTDGYNAGMRGKKTWVYDGGHRNACFIHWPAGKLTGGRDIEPVTAHIDILPTLIDLCELNPPDVKFDGTSLTPLLNNAYSNWPERTLFVHQQQIDHPKKHKDFAAMTDRWRLVHTGTWRAPQHELFDHKRDPEQKRDIAEHHPDIVKTLCEDYENWWTDISQRFGEYSEIPIGSNRENPTTLTAHSWHGKEGIYSQRHVRQKERDNGYWAIDIEQDGEYEFELRRWPVEIDTPICAALPGRTGVPYVDDLLPGEALAIKTAKLQVGDIVQQKAVGESDTCVVFHLSLKAGSTRVQTYFDDGIDAPPGAYYVYVKRINPA; this is encoded by the coding sequence ATGATAGAACGCCCCAATGTAATCCTGATCTTAACCGACGATCAAGGATATGGGGACTTGAGTTGCACGGGCAATCCCGTATTGCAAACGCCACACCTGGATCAATTATACGACCAGAGCGTGCGCCTGACCGACTATCACGTAGATGCCATGTGCTCGCCCACAAGAGCCGCGCTCATGACCGGGCGATATGCCGCGCGCACCGGCGTATGGAGCACCCTGCGGGGCCGGTATATCATGCGCCGGGACGAAATCACCATCGCCGACGTATTTTCAGACTCGGGCTATCGCACCGGCATCTTTGGCAAATGGCATCTGGGCGACAACTATCCCTATCGCCCTTTTGACCGGGGATTTCGGGAATCCCTGAGCTTTGGCGGCGGCGTAGTTGGAGAAATCCCGGACTACTGGGACAACGACAACTTTACCGCAACATATCTCCGAAACGGCACACCCGAACAGCACGCCCGTTATTGCACAGACGTATGGTTCAACGAAGCCATGCAATTTATGGAGGCGGATGAAACCCCATTCTTCTGCTACATCTCCACCAACGCCCCCCATGGCCCGTTCAACGTACACGAAAAATACAGCGCACCTTATTTACAACAGGGAATACCGAAACAGCGCGCGCGATTCTACGGCATGATCGCAAACATCGACGAAAACATCGGGCGCCTTCGCCAGTGGCTCTCAGACAATGACCTGACAGAAAACACCATACTCATCTTCATGGGAGACAACGGCACATCCATGGGAACCGGAATAACCGCGGATGGATATCCAACAGATGGATATAACGCGGGCATGCGCGGCAAAAAAACGTGGGTCTATGACGGCGGCCATCGCAACGCGTGTTTCATACACTGGCCCGCCGGAAAACTGACAGGCGGTCGCGATATCGAACCTGTAACCGCACACATCGACATCTTGCCCACACTGATCGACCTCTGTGAACTGAATCCACCAGACGTAAAATTCGACGGCACCAGCCTCACACCCCTATTGAACAACGCCTATAGCAACTGGCCCGAGCGCACCCTATTCGTACACCAGCAGCAAATCGACCACCCCAAAAAACACAAAGACTTCGCCGCCATGACCGACCGCTGGCGACTCGTACACACGGGAACATGGCGTGCGCCACAACACGAACTATTCGACCACAAACGCGACCCCGAGCAAAAGCGCGACATAGCAGAACACCATCCCGACATCGTAAAAACACTGTGCGAAGACTATGAAAATTGGTGGACTGACATCTCCCAGCGATTTGGCGAATACAGCGAAATCCCAATCGGATCAAATCGCGAAAACCCCACAACACTGACCGCACACAGTTGGCATGGAAAAGAAGGGATCTACAGCCAGCGGCATGTGCGCCAAAAAGAGCGAGACAACGGATACTGGGCCATCGACATTGAACAAGATGGAGAATACGAATTCGAACTACGACGCTGGCCCGTTGAAATCGACACACCGATCTGCGCCGCACTACCCGGCAGAACAGGCGTCCCTTATGTAGATGATTTATTACCGGGAGAAGCACTCGCCATCAAAACAGCAAAATTGCAAGTAGGCGACATCGTCCAACAAAAAGCAGTAGGTGAAAGCGATACCTGCGTTGTCTTTCATCTATCACTCAAGGCAGGCTCAACCCGCGTACAGACCTATTTTGACGATGGCATTGACGCGCCCCCCGGTGCCTACTATGTTTATGTAAAGAGAATCAATCCCGCTTAG
- a CDS encoding thioredoxin, whose translation MASRVTGVPRPVGISVYDPDRSWNGYTVYAGGEIIDMNGNLVKHFDLSQLGKIMPGGYILGDRRYNGPRMERGRELVQIDWDGNEVWHYNKTEQIEIDKKKIWSAKQHHDFEREGSPTGYYAPGLDPIIEGGNTIVLAAREVERPHIAPGVLHGDCILEVNWNGDTVWEWQSVDHFDEMDFSEEAKNAIYRGGRVGADPYDWVHSNSVSYLGPNKWYDAGDERFHPDNFIWDGRHTNTIAVISKETGKIAWKVGPDYSLTSELRALGWIIGLHHAHMIPKGLPGEGNILVFDNGGAAGYGAPNPGAPNGRMNAVRDYSRVVEFDPVTLEFVWEYSALKADGDRIRACRFYSRPWSSAQRLPNGNTLICEGAGGRLFEVTPELEIVWEFISPHETCYRAYRVPYEWIPQLDKPEEIAIDVKE comes from the coding sequence ATGGCATCACGCGTAACGGGTGTTCCCCGACCGGTTGGTATATCTGTTTACGATCCCGATCGCAGTTGGAATGGATATACGGTCTATGCTGGCGGTGAGATAATTGACATGAACGGCAATCTGGTAAAGCATTTTGATTTATCACAACTGGGCAAAATAATGCCTGGGGGGTATATACTCGGTGACCGGCGTTACAACGGCCCCCGCATGGAACGGGGGCGCGAACTCGTTCAGATAGATTGGGATGGGAATGAAGTCTGGCACTACAATAAAACTGAGCAAATCGAAATTGATAAGAAAAAAATCTGGTCCGCCAAGCAACACCACGACTTTGAGCGCGAGGGCAGTCCAACCGGGTATTATGCGCCGGGTTTAGATCCCATCATAGAAGGCGGAAATACAATAGTGCTCGCAGCAAGAGAAGTGGAAAGGCCACATATCGCACCCGGAGTACTGCATGGCGATTGTATTTTGGAAGTAAATTGGAACGGTGACACCGTGTGGGAATGGCAAAGCGTGGATCACTTTGATGAAATGGACTTTAGCGAAGAAGCAAAAAATGCGATTTACCGGGGAGGGCGTGTCGGAGCAGATCCTTATGACTGGGTACACTCCAACAGTGTATCCTATTTGGGACCAAACAAATGGTATGATGCCGGTGATGAGCGATTTCATCCAGATAATTTTATCTGGGATGGACGACACACCAACACAATCGCAGTAATCAGCAAAGAGACTGGTAAAATCGCGTGGAAAGTCGGACCGGATTATTCACTGACGTCTGAACTGCGGGCATTGGGCTGGATCATTGGACTGCATCACGCGCATATGATACCAAAAGGCTTGCCCGGCGAAGGAAATATCCTGGTATTCGACAATGGCGGGGCTGCTGGATATGGCGCACCGAATCCGGGTGCTCCGAACGGGAGGATGAACGCGGTAAGAGATTATTCTCGTGTGGTAGAATTCGATCCGGTAACACTGGAATTCGTGTGGGAGTATTCCGCGCTCAAGGCGGATGGCGACCGGATCCGCGCCTGCCGTTTTTATAGCCGACCGTGGAGTTCTGCACAGCGCCTGCCCAATGGCAATACACTGATTTGCGAAGGGGCAGGAGGTCGGCTTTTTGAAGTAACTCCCGAACTCGAAATTGTATGGGAATTTATCAGCCCCCACGAAACGTGCTATCGCGCTTATCGCGTGCCATACGAGTGGATCCCACAACTGGACAAACCAGAGGAAATAGCTATTGACGTTAAAGAATAA
- the dgoD gene encoding galactonate dehydratase, producing the protein MKITDLHVMRMGTPGHGGTNWTFVKIETDAGIYGLGEASLQYKDEGLIAEFGAFKRYLIGKNPFEIERLWTSLYRRVTWSGGPVTTSAISAIDLALWDIKGKALGVPVYELLGGKSHDKIRMYANGWPRKGNTPEGIFEGVKQVVDQGYTALKFYPFAGEQVAKIDRIEHGVALVEAAREAAGPQVEIGIDIRARLNIWSARRVAQALEPYNIAWMEEPILWDNPEALAQFAHEVRVPIATGEQLYTRWGFRALLELNAVGIIQPDICHAGGITELKKIAAMAETYYVTVAPHNSNGPISTIASLHLDLCIHNSLMQEIFLSSIGLYNEVLTQPIEVIDGHCVPPEGPGWGVDLKADILAKYPPKPFTPIESEPYVEF; encoded by the coding sequence ATGAAAATCACCGATCTACACGTCATGCGTATGGGCACACCGGGACACGGTGGAACAAACTGGACATTTGTAAAAATCGAAACCGACGCCGGCATATACGGATTGGGCGAAGCCAGTTTGCAATACAAGGACGAAGGACTAATAGCGGAATTTGGGGCATTCAAGCGATATTTAATCGGCAAAAACCCCTTTGAAATCGAACGACTATGGACATCTCTATATCGGCGCGTCACCTGGTCTGGCGGACCCGTAACCACCAGTGCCATCAGTGCCATTGACCTCGCCCTATGGGACATCAAAGGCAAAGCACTCGGCGTACCCGTATATGAATTACTCGGCGGCAAATCCCACGACAAAATACGCATGTACGCCAACGGCTGGCCCAGAAAGGGAAACACCCCCGAAGGCATCTTCGAAGGCGTAAAACAGGTCGTAGATCAAGGCTATACAGCCCTGAAATTCTATCCCTTTGCCGGAGAACAAGTCGCAAAAATCGACCGCATAGAACACGGCGTCGCGCTCGTAGAAGCCGCGCGAGAAGCCGCCGGACCGCAAGTCGAAATCGGCATTGACATACGCGCACGGTTAAACATCTGGAGTGCGCGCCGGGTCGCACAAGCACTCGAACCATACAACATCGCCTGGATGGAAGAACCCATCTTATGGGACAACCCCGAAGCCCTCGCGCAATTTGCCCATGAAGTGCGCGTACCCATTGCAACGGGCGAACAACTGTACACCCGATGGGGATTCCGCGCACTATTAGAACTGAACGCCGTGGGCATCATCCAGCCGGACATCTGTCACGCGGGCGGCATCACCGAACTGAAAAAAATCGCGGCAATGGCCGAAACATATTACGTAACCGTAGCCCCACACAACTCCAACGGACCAATCTCCACCATCGCCAGCCTGCATCTGGACCTCTGCATACACAACAGCCTGATGCAGGAAATATTCCTATCGTCCATCGGCCTCTACAACGAAGTCCTCACACAACCCATCGAAGTAATCGACGGCCATTGCGTACCCCCTGAGGGACCCGGCTGGGGCGTAGATTTAAAAGCAGATATCCTGGCAAAATACCCCCCAAAACCATTTACACCCATAGAATCAGAGCCTTATGTAGAATTTTGA
- a CDS encoding alpha-L-fucosidase, whose protein sequence is MAIQLPEGPFKPNWDSLSNYRVPDWYQNDKFGIFIHWGVYAVPAYGSEWYPRNMYQQGTREFAHHKATYGEHSKFGYKDFIPMFKAEKYDPDHWADLFRKAGARFVVPVAEHHDGFAMYDTDLSDWCASKMGPKRDLIGELAEAVRKQWLIFGLSTHRAEHWWFMDGGMQFDSDVQDGQYAGLYGPAQPRDSQPNEEFLDDWLARTCELVDKYHPQIVWFDWWIQEPAFASYVQRFAAYYYNRGAEWDRGVAINYKHDTFPPEVAVYDIERGQLDDINPHFWQTDTCVARKSWGYIEEERGYKSASQLIGDLVDIVSKNGALLLNVGPRADGTIPEEEEALLLAIGKWLTVNGEAIYDSRPWKVFGEGPTEVTTGSFTDTKRQMFGERDIRFTTRGDILYATVLAIPEKDEVTIQSLGSSLRLLTKQIDKVELLGAGTLKWSQTMRGLKVQLPAEKPCDHALVLKITPVSD, encoded by the coding sequence ATGGCAATACAACTACCCGAAGGACCTTTTAAACCGAACTGGGACTCACTCTCAAATTATCGCGTCCCCGACTGGTACCAGAACGACAAATTTGGCATCTTCATCCACTGGGGCGTGTATGCGGTACCCGCTTATGGAAGCGAATGGTACCCCCGCAACATGTATCAACAAGGCACCAGAGAATTCGCGCATCACAAAGCGACCTATGGCGAACACAGCAAATTTGGATACAAAGACTTCATCCCCATGTTCAAAGCGGAAAAATACGACCCCGACCACTGGGCAGACTTATTCCGCAAAGCCGGTGCCCGCTTTGTCGTCCCCGTAGCCGAACATCACGATGGATTTGCCATGTACGACACCGACCTATCGGACTGGTGCGCGAGCAAAATGGGGCCCAAACGCGACCTCATTGGCGAACTCGCCGAAGCCGTACGCAAACAATGGCTGATATTTGGCCTATCGACACACCGCGCAGAACACTGGTGGTTCATGGATGGCGGGATGCAATTTGACTCCGACGTACAGGACGGACAATACGCGGGCTTATACGGACCCGCGCAGCCGAGAGACAGCCAGCCCAACGAAGAATTCTTAGACGACTGGCTCGCGCGCACCTGCGAACTGGTCGATAAATACCACCCGCAAATCGTGTGGTTTGACTGGTGGATACAAGAACCCGCTTTCGCGTCTTACGTACAGCGTTTTGCAGCCTATTATTACAACCGCGGAGCCGAATGGGATCGCGGTGTCGCGATCAATTACAAACACGATACCTTTCCCCCAGAGGTCGCAGTTTACGACATTGAGCGTGGACAATTAGACGACATCAACCCGCACTTCTGGCAAACCGACACCTGTGTGGCGAGAAAATCCTGGGGATATATCGAAGAAGAACGGGGATACAAAAGCGCCTCGCAACTAATCGGCGACCTCGTGGATATCGTAAGCAAAAACGGCGCGCTCTTGCTCAACGTGGGACCGCGCGCAGATGGCACAATCCCCGAAGAAGAAGAGGCCCTATTGCTCGCAATCGGCAAATGGCTCACCGTAAACGGCGAAGCGATCTACGACTCGCGCCCCTGGAAAGTATTTGGCGAAGGTCCCACAGAAGTCACAACAGGTTCATTCACCGACACAAAGCGACAGATGTTTGGCGAACGCGACATCCGCTTCACCACGCGAGGGGATATCCTCTACGCAACCGTATTGGCAATACCTGAAAAAGATGAAGTGACGATCCAATCGCTCGGCTCCTCCCTGCGTCTGCTAACCAAACAAATCGACAAAGTCGAACTGTTGGGAGCAGGAACGTTAAAATGGTCGCAAACAATGCGCGGACTAAAAGTCCAACTCCCCGCAGAAAAACCATGCGACCACGCGCTCGTCTTAAAAATCACGCCAGTGTCTGATTGA
- a CDS encoding sulfatase-like hydrolase/transferase, with amino-acid sequence MSDRPNILFINTDQHTWDVISAYGNTHVKTPHIDRLHNNGISFMRSYSSDPVCAPARASWMTGRYTSEAGTPFNGGHLHEDIPDLGQILQQSDHRAIHCGKWHVDGRNVYDSFDVLYYGQQRIGAGGGEYYDAAMTHAVVDFLTTCDKTDPFYLQVWYVNPHDICEYGHNFETKEMPDAITRGMLTEKDLPPLPDNFNYDTRETVLHRVCRRIDECLIHWPILRAMKTWGELQWRTFIWHHHRFVEKVDSEIGLILTALEQSGLADNTVIIFSVDHGEAFGQHQMFQKFSLYEASIRVPFIVSSLGHNLNIPKGAFDHKHFVSGVDLLPTVCDYAGIDPPEHARGMSVRPLVEGRDMPWRDFGFVESNYWGRALLFDRYKYVCEYIPYGDEKDLLPPGPDPERIGLEQIFDLRNDPGETQNLAHDQNKRALLMQCRQALLKFEAGLERRQISHERPTRQIGNWGQRIRAHWDAHPELEAMRIP; translated from the coding sequence ATGAGCGACCGACCCAATATCCTGTTCATCAACACCGACCAGCACACCTGGGATGTCATATCTGCATACGGCAACACACATGTAAAAACGCCACACATCGACCGCCTGCACAACAACGGCATCTCATTTATGCGGTCTTATAGCAGCGACCCCGTCTGTGCCCCTGCGCGAGCGAGTTGGATGACCGGGCGATACACCTCAGAAGCCGGCACCCCATTCAACGGCGGCCATCTGCACGAAGACATACCCGACCTCGGCCAGATATTACAACAAAGCGACCACCGCGCAATCCACTGCGGCAAATGGCACGTAGATGGCCGAAACGTATATGATAGCTTCGACGTCCTCTATTACGGCCAACAGCGAATCGGGGCAGGCGGCGGCGAATACTACGACGCGGCAATGACCCATGCCGTCGTAGATTTTTTAACCACTTGTGACAAAACCGACCCATTTTATCTGCAAGTCTGGTACGTCAACCCCCACGACATCTGCGAATACGGCCACAACTTTGAAACAAAAGAAATGCCCGACGCCATAACCCGGGGCATGCTCACCGAAAAGGACTTACCCCCTCTCCCTGACAATTTCAATTACGACACGCGCGAAACCGTCTTACACCGCGTATGCAGGCGCATAGACGAATGCCTGATACACTGGCCCATCTTGCGCGCCATGAAAACATGGGGCGAACTTCAATGGCGAACATTTATATGGCATCACCACCGCTTTGTAGAAAAAGTAGATAGCGAAATCGGCCTGATTTTAACCGCACTTGAGCAAAGCGGCCTCGCGGACAACACTGTAATCATCTTCAGCGTAGATCACGGCGAAGCCTTTGGACAACACCAGATGTTCCAGAAATTCTCCCTCTACGAAGCCAGCATTCGCGTACCCTTTATCGTCTCATCCCTCGGACACAATTTGAACATCCCCAAAGGCGCATTTGATCACAAACACTTTGTCTCCGGCGTCGATCTCCTACCCACCGTATGCGACTATGCCGGAATCGACCCACCCGAGCATGCGCGTGGAATGAGCGTGCGCCCCCTCGTCGAAGGCCGGGACATGCCCTGGCGCGACTTTGGCTTTGTCGAAAGCAACTACTGGGGACGCGCCCTGCTTTTCGATCGATATAAATACGTCTGTGAGTATATTCCCTACGGAGATGAAAAAGACCTGCTCCCACCCGGACCCGACCCCGAACGCATCGGCCTCGAACAAATTTTTGACCTCAGGAACGATCCGGGAGAAACGCAAAATCTCGCCCATGACCAAAACAAACGCGCATTATTGATGCAATGCCGCCAGGCACTACTGAAATTTGAAGCGGGATTGGAACGGCGGCAAATCTCACACGAGCGACCCACCCGTCAAATCGGCAACTGGGGACAGCGGATTCGGGCGCACTGGGACGCACATCCCGAATTGGAAGCCATGAGAATTCCCTAA
- a CDS encoding glycoside hydrolase family 32 protein: MSDTPDYTSLVPHHTFPNTLEEQREALATNPLLQRMNEARKNYEGDPHRPIYHYVNPEHTLNDPNGICFWQGRWHLFYQAYPPEDPRQHWGHAISDDLIHWEDLPYAIYPNPERCCFSGSTFVEDDRVIAMYHGTMVGNMVAVSSDPLLLNWEKVTGQAVIPMKNPDGSTPPYRVFDPCIWKKGDFYYSLSGGTLPGPGGKPKRANFLLRSPDLANWTYLHPFVEDDLFTIVGDDGACPYFWPIGDRHILLFYSHISGGQYLLGDYDKERDKFVVTAHDKCNFGPSAPCGVHAPSATPDGNGNIIVIFNMNPGKPTENWNQIMTLPRKMTLIGEEDIRIEPAGDIESLRRDHQHVGRMTLAANSEIVLDNIQGNAMEIVAEIDTKNASMVEMDVLRSPNKEEVTRIMFFKDRGLRNRALNTQKSLITIDSSCSSILPDVRTRAPETGSVHIEPDETLKLRVFVDKSVVEVFVNGKQCVALRVYPGREDSTGVSLRSQGQDSELLSLDAYQMENIYTS, translated from the coding sequence ATGAGCGACACACCAGATTACACATCACTCGTACCGCACCACACATTTCCAAACACACTCGAAGAACAGCGCGAAGCCCTCGCTACAAATCCGCTATTACAGCGGATGAACGAAGCGCGAAAAAATTATGAAGGCGACCCCCACAGACCCATCTACCACTACGTAAACCCAGAACACACACTCAACGACCCCAATGGGATTTGCTTCTGGCAGGGGCGATGGCATCTGTTTTACCAGGCATATCCCCCCGAAGACCCACGTCAGCACTGGGGGCACGCCATCAGCGACGACTTAATCCACTGGGAAGACCTGCCCTATGCGATCTATCCCAACCCCGAACGCTGCTGTTTTTCCGGCTCAACATTTGTAGAAGACGACCGCGTCATCGCCATGTATCACGGCACCATGGTTGGCAACATGGTCGCCGTATCCAGCGACCCCCTGCTCTTGAACTGGGAAAAAGTAACCGGACAGGCCGTAATCCCCATGAAAAACCCCGATGGCTCCACACCGCCCTATCGGGTATTTGATCCGTGCATCTGGAAAAAAGGCGATTTTTACTACTCCCTCTCGGGCGGCACCCTGCCCGGACCGGGCGGCAAACCCAAGCGCGCAAACTTCCTGCTCCGCTCACCCGACCTGGCGAACTGGACGTATTTGCATCCATTTGTCGAAGACGACCTCTTCACAATCGTTGGCGACGACGGCGCCTGCCCCTATTTCTGGCCCATTGGAGATCGCCATATCTTGCTCTTTTACAGCCACATAAGCGGAGGGCAATATCTGCTGGGCGACTACGACAAAGAACGCGACAAATTTGTAGTAACAGCGCACGACAAATGCAATTTCGGACCCTCTGCTCCCTGTGGCGTACACGCGCCTTCGGCAACCCCGGATGGAAATGGCAATATCATCGTCATATTCAACATGAACCCGGGCAAGCCAACAGAAAACTGGAACCAGATCATGACCTTGCCCCGCAAAATGACCCTCATCGGAGAAGAAGATATACGCATAGAACCAGCGGGCGACATAGAATCCCTGCGCCGCGATCACCAGCACGTAGGACGCATGACACTCGCTGCCAATAGCGAGATCGTACTCGACAACATACAGGGCAATGCAATGGAGATCGTCGCTGAAATCGATACCAAAAACGCGTCCATGGTCGAAATGGACGTATTGCGGTCACCCAACAAAGAAGAAGTCACGCGCATCATGTTCTTCAAAGATCGCGGGCTAAGAAATCGAGCCCTCAACACACAGAAAAGCTTGATCACAATCGACTCATCGTGCTCCTCCATCCTACCCGACGTGCGCACCCGCGCGCCAGAAACCGGTTCGGTCCATATCGAACCGGACGAAACCTTAAAATTGCGCGTATTTGTCGATAAAAGCGTCGTAGAAGTATTTGTAAACGGCAAACAATGCGTGGCATTACGCGTCTATCCCGGACGCGAAGACAGCACTGGCGTCTCCCTGCGTTCACAGGGACAGGACAGCGAACTCCTATCACTCGACGCCTATCAGATGGAGAATATCTACACATCATAG
- a CDS encoding phytanoyl-CoA dioxygenase family protein yields MLLFLETGIILDEIKLKREPEENAMELTESQKRFFYEEGYLKVSGAVPRVMVDAARQAINAEIGKGNTNPFPEINATPVITDLFNETPVFSLLESALGEGNLQRSQVGSIKLNFPLPPGSLPKDTLTEKIGWGRSGGHLDGIKAVGERLRGLREDGTYNRNFTSFAVVYLDDVPVPNGGNFTVWPKSHHFFENYFKEHGHQILDDHMPHVELPEGPVFVTGEAGDVIFAHHAMVHTGCPNTSPDIRYAVIFRTKHTQIDEIGVDAFTDIWREWDGVRETVG; encoded by the coding sequence ATGTTGCTTTTTTTGGAAACTGGTATAATTTTGGACGAGATAAAATTGAAACGCGAACCTGAGGAGAACGCAATGGAACTAACCGAAAGCCAAAAGCGCTTCTTTTACGAAGAAGGCTATCTCAAAGTCTCGGGTGCCGTACCCCGCGTGATGGTAGATGCCGCGCGGCAGGCCATCAATGCCGAAATAGGCAAAGGAAATACCAACCCATTTCCCGAAATCAACGCCACGCCAGTCATTACGGACCTGTTCAACGAAACACCCGTATTTTCTCTCCTCGAATCCGCATTGGGAGAAGGCAATTTGCAGCGCAGTCAGGTAGGAAGTATCAAACTCAATTTCCCGCTCCCACCGGGCAGCCTTCCAAAAGATACTTTAACGGAAAAAATTGGATGGGGCAGAAGTGGCGGTCATCTGGACGGCATTAAAGCCGTAGGTGAGCGGCTGCGCGGATTGCGCGAAGACGGAACTTATAACCGGAATTTTACATCTTTCGCGGTCGTATATCTCGACGATGTCCCCGTTCCCAATGGCGGCAACTTTACCGTATGGCCCAAATCGCATCACTTCTTCGAAAACTACTTCAAAGAACACGGACATCAGATCCTGGATGACCACATGCCCCATGTCGAACTACCCGAAGGCCCAGTATTTGTAACTGGCGAAGCGGGAGACGTAATCTTTGCCCATCACGCCATGGTACACACCGGCTGCCCCAACACCTCGCCAGACATTCGATACGCCGTAATCTTCAGGACCAAACACACCCAGATCGATGAAATTGGAGTAGATGCCTTCACCGATATATGGCGCGAATGGGATGGTGTACGCGAGACCGTTGGATAA
- a CDS encoding addiction module toxin, HicA family: MPRKIRALISDLERAGFINRGGKGSHRNYEHPKGMRVTISGKLGDDAKPYQEKEVKRNIGESQR; this comes from the coding sequence ATGCCACGAAAGATAAGAGCGTTAATCAGTGATTTGGAAAGGGCAGGATTCATCAATCGAGGTGGAAAAGGTAGTCATAGAAATTATGAACATCCGAAAGGTATGCGCGTTACAATTTCTGGAAAACTCGGTGATGACGCTAAACCTTACCAGGAAAAAGAAGTCAAAAGGAACATAGGGGAATCTCAACGATGA
- a CDS encoding dienelactone hydrolase family protein, whose protein sequence is MKRQRATDFDQELLDLYDEYVHGQTDRRGFLNRAAKFAVGGVTAAALLDSLKPNYALAQQIATDDERITAEYIEYPSPEGHEKTRGYLVAPAQAEGKVPGVVVIHENRGLNPYVEDVARRVATAGFLALAPDALAPLGGYPGTDDEGRLMQREIDRNKMTEDFIASARYLHTHEKCTGKVGVVGFCFGGGMSNTLAVRIPDIISAAVPFYGRQPAVEDVPKIKGALLIHYAELDRRINRGWPAYEAALKEADVTYTAHIYENANHGFHNDTTPRYDETAAKLAWQRTIDFFNETLKE, encoded by the coding sequence ATGAAACGCCAACGAGCAACTGACTTTGATCAAGAACTTCTCGACCTCTACGACGAATATGTCCACGGACAAACAGACCGGCGAGGCTTCTTAAACCGCGCTGCAAAATTCGCAGTCGGCGGCGTAACCGCTGCCGCTCTGTTAGACAGTCTAAAGCCCAATTACGCGCTTGCACAGCAAATCGCCACAGACGACGAACGCATCACCGCCGAATACATAGAATACCCGTCACCAGAAGGACACGAAAAAACGCGCGGATACCTCGTCGCCCCAGCACAGGCAGAAGGCAAAGTACCCGGCGTCGTCGTCATCCACGAAAACCGCGGACTAAATCCCTACGTAGAAGACGTTGCCCGGCGCGTGGCAACGGCAGGCTTTCTCGCTCTTGCCCCCGACGCACTCGCTCCCCTCGGCGGATATCCCGGCACAGATGACGAAGGCCGACTCATGCAGCGCGAAATAGACCGCAACAAAATGACAGAAGACTTTATCGCCTCTGCGCGTTATTTACACACACACGAAAAATGCACCGGCAAAGTCGGCGTCGTAGGCTTCTGCTTTGGCGGCGGCATGTCAAACACCCTTGCCGTGCGCATCCCCGACATCATCTCCGCCGCAGTCCCCTTTTACGGCCGCCAACCCGCTGTCGAAGATGTGCCAAAAATAAAAGGCGCCTTGCTCATCCACTATGCCGAACTGGACAGACGTATCAACCGGGGCTGGCCCGCTTATGAAGCCGCGCTCAAAGAAGCAGACGTAACTTACACGGCCCATATATACGAAAACGCCAACCACGGATTTCACAACGACACAACCCCGCGCTATGACGAAACCGCGGCAAAGCTCGCCTGGCAACGCACAATTGACTTTTTCAATGAAACATTAAAAGAATAG